TCACCGAGAAGTACGGATTCTCCGTGGTGGCCGCGATCAGCGTCACCCAGCGGTTCTCCACCGCGGGCAGCAGCGAGTCCTGCTGGGCCTTGCTGAAGCGGTGGATCTCGTCGAGGAAGAGGACGGTCTCCTTGCCGTACCCCCCGGCGGCGCGGCGGGCGCCCTCGATGACCGCGCGGACCTCCTTGACCCCCGCGGTGATCGCGGACAGCTCCACGAAGCGCTTCTGGGTGGCCTGGCTGACCACGTAGGCCAGGGTCGTCTTGCCGGTGCCCGGCGGACCCCACAGCAGCACGGACGCCGGGCCCGCCGGGCCCCCGGCGCCCTCGCCGACGAGCCGGCGCAGCGGCGCGCCGGGCTTGAGCAGATGCTGCTGGCCCACCACCTCGTCGAGGCTGCGCGGGCGCATCCGGACAGCCAGCGGGGAGCTGCCGGGATCCTTCTCCTGGCGCTCCTCGGCCGCTGCGGTGAACAGGTCGGGCTCCACGCTTCCGACCCTATGCCACGTAACTGACAGCGCTCAGAGGAGCGTCTTCCAGTACGACCACCAGCGGATGCCGATAAGGATGAGCAGGATCCCGTACCACAGGACGGGCACCACCCAGTTGAACTCCAGCACCGTCTCGCGCACCCGCGCCGAGACCGGGAAGACGCCGGTCTTGACGTTGTGCACGGTGGTGTACCAGAAGATCAGGATCGTCACGGCCCAGACCAGCGAGCACCAGAGGCAGAGCGAGCCGATCTTGTAGAGCGACGAGTACTGGAGGAAGGTGACGAAGCCGACCCCGAAGAGGGAGCCCGCCCACAGCCCGGTCCACCACCAGCGGCGGTGCGTGGCGCCGGACAGCAGGCCGACGCCGATCACGACGAGCATCGGGAAGGCGATCCAGCCGACGAACGGGTTCGGGAACCCGAACACCGACGCCTGCCAGCTCTTCATGATGTTGTTGCACGACAGGACGGGGTTCAGGCTGCAGGCCGAGACGTAGTCCGGGTCCTCCAGCAGCTTCATCTTGTCGTGCGTGATCACCGCGGACGCGACCAGACCCAGCACACCGCCGATCACCAGCAGCCAGGCGAACGGTCGGCCCGATCCGATCAGTCCGGAATCGGGCGGATCCTCGTGCTGGGACGGGGCCGTTCTCGTTGCGGTCGTGGTCATCTCTGCTTCCGTGGGCTCGGCTCGGTGGCGGCACCTCATTGTGCCGCAACGCAGGGCGATCGGGCACCGGTGCACCGGTGATCTGCCGGTGACCCCCCGGCCATCCACCGGCAGGGGTCAACGATGCCCGACCGCGCATTCGACCGGCGTAAATCCACCCGTCACCGCGCCACCCGCAGGGGTCAGGCCAGCAGCTTCCGCAGCTCGCCGACGACCTCGGCCAGCCCGACCGCCCGCTGCTCGCCGCTGCCGAGGTCCTTGAGCTGCACCACGCCCTCGTCGAGGTCCCGCTCCCCCGCCACCAGCGCGAAGCGCGCGCCGGAGCGGTCGGCGGACTTCATCGCGTTCTTCAGCCCTTTGCCGCCGAACGCGAAGTCCGCCGCGATCCCGGCCC
The Streptomyces sp. CNQ-509 DNA segment above includes these coding regions:
- a CDS encoding vitamin K epoxide reductase family protein gives rise to the protein MTTTATRTAPSQHEDPPDSGLIGSGRPFAWLLVIGGVLGLVASAVITHDKMKLLEDPDYVSACSLNPVLSCNNIMKSWQASVFGFPNPFVGWIAFPMLVVIGVGLLSGATHRRWWWTGLWAGSLFGVGFVTFLQYSSLYKIGSLCLWCSLVWAVTILIFWYTTVHNVKTGVFPVSARVRETVLEFNWVVPVLWYGILLILIGIRWWSYWKTLL